A region of the Chitinophagaceae bacterium genome:
AATACAACGGAAGAAAATAGTAGGACCTTCCGGTGATTTGATCCGGATTGAAATATTTGTGCATGGTGCTTTATGTATGGCCATTTCAGGAAAATGTTATTTAAGTCTGCACGTACAAAATGCTTCTGCAAATCGGGGGGCCTGTATGCAGAATTGCAGAAGGGCTTATCTGGTAAGGGATGCTGAGTCGGGAGACGAACTCAGCATCGACAATGAATACATCATGTCACCAAAAGATCTGTGTACGATTGAGATACTCGACCGGGTAATCGATAGCGGGGCAGGCATTTTAAAAATTGAAGGGAGAACCAAAGGGGCCGATTATGTCCGGGTGGTTACACAGTGTTATCGTGAAGCAATACAGGCAGTGAAGGAAGGAACATTTACAGCAGAAAAAGTGACAAGATGGAAAAATGAATTGCGAAAGGTTTATAACCGTGGCTTCTGGGAAGGTTATTATCTTGGAAGAAAGTTCGGTGAGTGGACACTTCATCCCGGTTCTGCGGCTACGGAAAAGAAAATCTATATCGGTAAAGGGGTGCGGTATTATCCAGAAATTCATATCGGGGAATTTATTCTTGAATCAGGCAATCTGAAAGCTGGAGATACAATGTTGCGAACAGGGCCGGAATGTGGAATGCTGAAAGATAGGATAAAGACATTCCGGGTAAATGGAATAGATGGTAATGAAGCGGTTAAGGGTGATAGAATTACTTTTCTGGTGGATTCAAAAGTCACCGTCAGTGACAAGCTTTATAAAATTATTGAAACAGTCAGCCATGCAGAAGATAGTTCAATACAGAAATAAGTGTATCGGTTGTGGTGTTTGTGCAGAACAACAACCGGAACTCTGGCGTATGTCAAGAAAAGACGGCAAAGCTATTTTATTAAGGGCGGTGAAGAAGAAGGAAATATTTGTATTGCCAATGAACAATTCAGCTCACCAAAAAACACTCGAAGTGATCCAGGTCTGCCCGGTAAAAAGTATAAAAATATCATGAACAAGACCATCATTCAATTTCTTTGTGAGCAAAATTGTGCAAGTATTTGCTGTATAGATGAAGAAGGCAGGCCTTACTGTTTTAGTTGTTTCTATGTATTCAACAGTAAACAGGCGCTGATCTACTTTAAGTCATCTGTAAACTCTCATCATGCCGGGTTTATGAAGAAGAACCCATTCATTGCCGGAACCGTTTTACCTGATAAACTGAATACGTTGGCAATTAAAGGAATACAGTTTGAAGGGATCGTTTTAGACACTGAACTCCCGGAGGTCAATAGGGGACTGAACGATTACTTTAAAAAATATCCCATGGCCCTGGCCATGCCTGGCCAGATCTGGGCTTTGCAAATTGACCGTATCAAAATGACCGACAATACATTGGGTTTCGGGAAAAAAATTATCTGGTACAGGAATGAGCTACCAAAACCTTTATTCATCGATAAATAAACAGGGGCAGGTCCGGGATCAGATTTGAACCAGGCCCGTTGCCGGTAATAGTAACCATTGCTGCCATTCAGCTTATGCCGGATCGCAGTGTAAAAAAAAACTTTCATGCTTTATCCAGGTCACCATAAATTCCATATCCCGGTAATGGGGTTGGCGTTTACCATCGACACCCCGGTGAAGATCGCCCGCTTCGGTATCTCTTCTGTTATTTCCATTGTGGAAAGCAGGTTGATCGAAATGATGCGAAAACATTACTATCCTTATATCAGCCGGGAATATTTCGCTATTTCGGCCAGGGAAAAGGATTTCCGGGCCCAACGGGTCACGGATTATCTCAACCTGGTAAATAAGATCGTAGAATCCCAGGTAGAAGAACTCAGAAGATCTGCGTTTGAAAAGGGATCAGAGATCGTCAGGTATTTTGAAATGCTGCCGGATGACAGTGCGGTCAAACAGTTGTATCATAAAATGACCAATACGGCGGGGTTGGCGGAAAAGAAAAAGCTTGAGGAACAATTGCGGGCTCAGATACGCCCGGGCAGCATTGATGTAAATATTATGACCAAGACCGACCGGAATAATTATGATGAAAAAGGAACATTGCTTGAAGACGGGTCGGATGCGGTAGCTGCCCTGCGGGGATATGAACGAAGCGAATTGAAAAACTCATCCGTGATATTCTCTGCAGGTACAAACCTCCGGTTATTCAATTACCTCGAAAACTGTACGTCATTTCATGTTAATGAAGACGGGGTGTTCACAAAAAAAGTGGTCATTAAAGTGAGTGATTACCGTTCGGCGCTGATCCAGGGTAAATACCTTGCTAAAAAAGGGATCTGGGTAAGTGAGTTCCGGATCGAATCGGGATTGAACTGCGGGGGTCATGCCTTTGCTACAGAAGGCTACCTGCTGGGGCCAATACTGGATGAGTTCATGAACAAAAGACAGGAACTGGTTGATACACTTTTTGATATTTATAACAGGGTCTTGTTTGAAAAGTACAAAAGAAAATTTGTTTATCCACCCAGGATAAGCTTTTCTGTCCAGGGTGGTATCGGTACGCATGCGGAGGATGACTTTTTGCGCCGGCATTATAAAATGGACAGCACAGGCTGGGGAACCCCATTCCTGCTGGTTCCGGAAGCCACAACCGTTGATGAAGAAACATTGGCCCTTTTGTGCAAAGCAAAAGAGGAGGATGTTCAGCTCAGTAAGAACTCCCCGTTCGGTGTCAGGTTCCATTACCTGAAAGGCACCAGTTCTGAAAAAGAAAAACAGGCAAGAATCTCAACCGGGAAACCCGGGAGTCCCTGTACCGAAAAACACCTGGCATTCAATACAGAATTTACGGAAGAGCCCATCTGTACTGCTTCCCGGAAATACCAGAAATTGAAGATCGCCCAGTTGCAATCACTTGGCTTACCCGGGCCGGTTTACCAAAAGCAGCTAACGGAAGTACTGGATAAGGAGTGCCTGTGTATTGGACTGAGTAATGCTGCTATGCTTAATTATTCCGGAACGATGATCAAAAAACTGAAGGCTGTTGCGGTATGTCCGGGCCCGAATATTGCAAATTTTTCCAAAACTGTTTCATTGCAAACCATGGTTGATCACATCTATGGGAGGGAAAATATCATTTCCAATCCTGAAAGGCCCCATATGTTCATTGCCGAATTAAACCTGTATGTCAAATACCTGAAAGAGCAAC
Encoded here:
- a CDS encoding U32 family peptidase, which translates into the protein MNDRKIELLAPAGSYESLQAAIVAGADSIYFGVEQLNMRARSSGSFSVTDIKTISNICKTSGVKSYITLNTVMYEHDMQLLKVILRQVKKYGINAVIASDFSVIEYCKKLDIPLHISTQANVSNVKSVQFFSGFSDAIVMARELTLKQVKDIAREIQRKKIVGPSGDLIRIEIFVHGALCMAISGKCYLSLHVQNASANRGACMQNCRRAYLVRDAESGDELSIDNEYIMSPKDLCTIEILDRVIDSGAGILKIEGRTKGADYVRVVTQCYREAIQAVKEGTFTAEKVTRWKNELRKVYNRGFWEGYYLGRKFGEWTLHPGSAATEKKIYIGKGVRYYPEIHIGEFILESGNLKAGDTMLRTGPECGMLKDRIKTFRVNGIDGNEAVKGDRITFLVDSKVTVSDKLYKIIETVSHAEDSSIQK
- a CDS encoding ferredoxin — translated: MQKIVQYRNKCIGCGVCAEQQPELWRMSRKDGKAILLRAVKKKEIFVLPMNNSAHQKTLEVIQVCPVKSIKIS
- a CDS encoding pyridoxamine 5'-phosphate oxidase family protein, with translation MNKTIIQFLCEQNCASICCIDEEGRPYCFSCFYVFNSKQALIYFKSSVNSHHAGFMKKNPFIAGTVLPDKLNTLAIKGIQFEGIVLDTELPEVNRGLNDYFKKYPMALAMPGQIWALQIDRIKMTDNTLGFGKKIIWYRNELPKPLFIDK